Proteins encoded by one window of Prosthecobacter debontii:
- a CDS encoding FAD-dependent oxidoreductase, which yields MFLRFCLPSLLLLITSTLLAQEASPKPLKALQESYDVVIAGAGTGGFGAAMQAARMGATVLLLEETDYIGGQMNAAAVTSMDEGPIIVRERGLYHEFVDAVNAHYNKLGMSAETAYGFRHICMEPHVGQQILYDMLAEARTHTKALDITLQAQVTEVLKEGNAVTGVKITSGKKTRTIQSKILMDATEWGDVIPLTGARYRVGNCFNDNVDMKRRIQDLTWTAVIKEYPQGVPDELVIHEAPPGYTPAVHQGFVRTLAAGDDILSKEAPWSFERFIRYRGMPNSEQPNKVGVITRTHMNFNNDHPTTIGDVEDLTSRQKTLRSAMLKTLHLLYYVQHTIGKTDWSVANDEGYDTPYNRAQMDAWIADQPELAPYRDILYHFSIMAYARESRRIVGLHTLRAREIERKPRQPTEFINTIALGDYAVDLHGSKKPELLELDLDPVEDIPQGSFGSHGTGPFAIPFECFIPETVDGFIPAEKNISQSRLANGATRLQPSTMLMGQAAGAIAALAIQNQVQPRQLDPILVQDTLLKTGDTLQITPLKDIAKTSWEWQPAQMVTVRGLMSLKEGKFLPDQPLTPEAAAQIFKCAFDQAVKFPTPVTPTVFAEKLKKALAEHQVTLTGLDNLAKTSQAMTRREAADLMAQGLVKLAQARQTQTPQTFAWPAPRTPTPIDLAEISPQLAADLRVLIDHKLISSFDYWIAHATENSTCSGKNVGILLKNTARSLQPQRPADEAVMTCVEEGILGTPGYWQKSAVEGSTCSGTNVQTVIRRIAQIMLTKKPLKAAAPSA from the coding sequence ATGTTTCTGCGTTTTTGCCTGCCTAGCCTTTTGCTTTTGATCACCTCCACTCTGCTCGCGCAGGAAGCGAGCCCGAAGCCTCTCAAAGCCCTGCAGGAGAGCTACGATGTGGTCATTGCAGGGGCGGGCACGGGGGGCTTTGGCGCGGCCATGCAGGCGGCGCGGATGGGGGCCACGGTGCTGCTGCTGGAGGAGACGGACTACATCGGCGGGCAGATGAATGCGGCGGCGGTGACCTCCATGGATGAAGGGCCCATCATCGTGCGGGAGCGCGGGCTGTATCATGAGTTTGTCGATGCGGTGAATGCCCACTACAACAAGCTGGGCATGAGCGCGGAAACCGCCTATGGTTTCCGCCACATCTGCATGGAGCCGCACGTGGGCCAACAGATCCTCTACGACATGCTGGCGGAGGCCCGCACGCATACGAAGGCGCTGGACATCACGCTGCAAGCCCAAGTCACCGAAGTGCTGAAGGAGGGGAATGCGGTGACGGGCGTGAAAATCACGTCGGGGAAAAAAACCCGCACGATCCAGAGCAAGATCCTGATGGACGCCACGGAGTGGGGCGATGTCATCCCGCTCACGGGTGCACGCTATCGCGTGGGGAATTGCTTCAATGACAACGTGGATATGAAGCGACGCATCCAAGACCTGACCTGGACGGCGGTGATCAAAGAGTATCCGCAGGGCGTCCCTGATGAGTTGGTGATCCATGAAGCACCTCCCGGCTACACTCCGGCGGTGCATCAGGGTTTTGTGCGCACGCTGGCAGCAGGCGATGACATTCTCTCAAAAGAGGCGCCTTGGAGCTTTGAGCGGTTCATCCGGTATCGCGGCATGCCAAACAGTGAGCAGCCTAACAAAGTGGGTGTCATCACGCGCACACACATGAATTTTAACAATGACCACCCGACCACGATTGGCGATGTCGAAGATCTGACCTCCCGCCAAAAGACGCTGCGCTCGGCGATGCTGAAAACGCTGCACCTGCTCTATTACGTGCAGCACACGATCGGGAAAACGGATTGGAGCGTCGCGAATGATGAGGGCTACGACACGCCCTACAATCGTGCGCAGATGGACGCCTGGATCGCAGATCAACCGGAGCTGGCCCCGTATCGGGACATCCTCTACCACTTCTCGATCATGGCGTATGCGCGTGAGAGCCGCCGCATCGTGGGCCTGCATACGCTGAGAGCCCGCGAGATCGAACGTAAGCCGCGCCAACCGACGGAGTTCATCAACACCATCGCGCTGGGTGACTATGCGGTGGATCTGCATGGCTCCAAGAAGCCGGAACTTTTGGAGCTGGATCTCGACCCCGTCGAAGATATCCCTCAGGGCAGCTTTGGCAGTCACGGCACCGGCCCGTTTGCCATTCCCTTCGAGTGCTTCATTCCTGAGACCGTGGATGGTTTTATCCCCGCTGAGAAGAACATCTCTCAGTCTCGCCTCGCCAATGGCGCGACTCGTTTGCAACCCAGCACCATGCTGATGGGCCAGGCCGCCGGAGCCATCGCTGCGCTCGCAATTCAGAACCAGGTCCAGCCTCGTCAGCTCGACCCGATCCTCGTCCAAGACACGCTTCTCAAAACCGGTGACACGCTCCAGATCACCCCCTTGAAGGACATCGCCAAAACAAGCTGGGAATGGCAGCCGGCGCAGATGGTGACGGTGCGGGGGCTGATGAGTTTGAAAGAAGGCAAGTTTCTGCCTGACCAACCGCTCACTCCCGAGGCCGCCGCCCAGATCTTCAAGTGCGCCTTTGACCAAGCCGTGAAGTTTCCCACCCCGGTCACTCCGACCGTGTTTGCGGAGAAGCTGAAAAAGGCCCTGGCTGAGCATCAAGTCACCCTGACGGGACTGGATAACCTCGCGAAAACAAGCCAGGCGATGACACGACGCGAAGCCGCCGACTTGATGGCTCAGGGCCTTGTCAAACTCGCCCAAGCTCGTCAAACCCAGACCCCGCAAACCTTCGCTTGGCCCGCCCCACGCACGCCCACGCCGATTGACCTCGCCGAAATCTCTCCGCAACTCGCCGCGGACCTGCGTGTCTTGATCGACCACAAGCTCATCAGCTCGTTTGACTACTGGATCGCCCACGCCACGGAAAACTCCACCTGCTCGGGCAAGAACGTCGGCATCCTTTTGAAAAACACCGCGCGCAGTCTCCAACCGCAACGCCCCGCCGATGAAGCCGTGATGACCTGTGTCGAAGAAGGTATCCTGGGAACGCCCGGCTACTGGCAAAAGAGTGCCGTCGAAGGCAGCACCTGCTCAGGCACCAACGTGCAGACCGTCATCCGCCGGATCGCGCAGATCATGCTGACCAAGAAGCCGCTCAAAGCAGCAGCGCCCTCTGCCTAG
- a CDS encoding transposase, with product MPQSLARVILHTVFSTKDRMPSFQNPSFRQEVHAYLGGCLKTLDSQPLIIGGVSDHVHLLATLPRTLCIADLVKEVKRSSTHWIQNQGQEFCNFHWQAGYGVFSVSESQLPPVTRYIEDQEAHHRGVTFQDEYRALLRKHGQKWDEAYVWD from the coding sequence ATGCCGCAGTCCCTCGCCCGCGTCATTCTGCACACGGTTTTCTCGACAAAAGACCGCATGCCTTCTTTTCAAAACCCCAGTTTTCGCCAAGAGGTCCATGCCTATTTGGGCGGGTGTTTAAAAACGTTAGACAGTCAGCCTCTCATCATTGGGGGAGTCAGTGATCACGTGCATCTACTGGCCACATTACCGCGCACGCTTTGCATCGCGGACTTGGTGAAAGAGGTCAAACGCAGTTCCACCCATTGGATTCAGAATCAGGGGCAAGAATTTTGCAACTTCCATTGGCAGGCAGGATATGGTGTCTTTTCCGTCTCAGAATCGCAGCTTCCACCCGTGACACGTTACATTGAAGATCAAGAAGCGCATCATCGTGGCGTGACCTTTCAGGATGAATATCGTGCCCTTCTGCGTAAGCATGGCCAGAAGTGGGATGAAGCCTACGTGTGGGATTAG
- a CDS encoding beta-propeller domain-containing protein, with protein MRLLPRLLSIAIVALTLTSHADSPSRPFLCCDYGGNTISIVTPSGQIEWQIETKRPQDCWLLPNGNILFAYLDGAQEITRDKQVVWEYKAPTDTKVECHACQPLPNGDVLIVECGTSRLIEVNRAGKIAKEIKLVTTCEKIHNQFRGARKTANGHYFVTFKGEGKVVELDPTGQVLREIPVPGDPHEVVPLPSGNLLITCGDGHKVQEIAPDSQVVWELNENDLPGNTLRLMAGCQRLPNGNTVFCNYLGHGHLGEQPQVFEVTPDKKVVWESADHAHFKDINQIQVLDVTGDVTQGQILR; from the coding sequence ATGCGTCTCCTTCCCCGCCTCCTCAGCATCGCCATCGTGGCCCTCACCCTCACCAGCCACGCCGACTCCCCTTCACGTCCCTTTCTCTGCTGTGACTATGGTGGTAATACCATCAGCATCGTCACCCCCAGCGGCCAGATCGAGTGGCAAATCGAGACCAAACGCCCGCAGGACTGCTGGCTCCTGCCCAATGGCAACATCCTCTTCGCCTACCTCGACGGTGCCCAGGAGATCACCCGCGATAAACAAGTCGTCTGGGAATACAAAGCCCCCACCGACACCAAGGTCGAGTGCCATGCCTGCCAGCCCCTCCCCAATGGCGACGTCTTGATCGTCGAATGCGGCACCAGCCGCCTCATCGAGGTCAACCGCGCCGGAAAGATCGCCAAAGAAATCAAGCTCGTCACCACCTGCGAAAAGATTCACAACCAATTCCGCGGCGCCCGTAAAACCGCCAACGGCCACTACTTCGTCACCTTCAAAGGTGAGGGCAAAGTCGTCGAGCTCGACCCCACCGGCCAAGTCCTCCGCGAGATCCCCGTGCCGGGAGATCCCCATGAAGTCGTGCCCCTCCCCAGCGGAAACCTCCTCATCACCTGTGGCGACGGGCACAAAGTCCAAGAGATCGCCCCCGACAGCCAAGTCGTCTGGGAGCTCAACGAAAACGACCTCCCCGGCAACACCCTCCGCCTCATGGCCGGTTGCCAGCGCCTGCCCAACGGCAACACCGTCTTTTGTAATTACCTCGGCCACGGCCATCTCGGCGAGCAACCCCAAGTCTTCGAGGTCACTCCCGACAAAAAAGTCGTTTGGGAATCCGCCGACCACGCCCACTTCAAAGACATCAATCAAATCCAAGTCCTCGATGTCACTGGTGATGTGACCCAGGGTCAAATCCTGCGCTGA
- a CDS encoding fumarate hydratase, which translates to MPTPPFHYQELFELGQDDTEYRLLTKEHVSVQTFNGKEVLCVEPQALTLLANQAFHDINFFLRPKHLKQVTAILDDPEASENDRMVALTLLKNADVASAGLLPFCQDTGTAIIMGKKGQQVWTGSSDEEALSKGVYEAYTENNLRYSQNAPLNMYDEKNTGTNLPAQFDLYATEGDAYKFLFISKGGGSANKSFLYQETRAVLNPKSIVKFLTDKMLTLGTAACPPYHLAFVIGGTSAEATMKHVKLASTKYYDNLPTTGNEHGRAFRDVELEAQMLEAARTCGIGAQFGGKYFALDVRVIRLPRHGASLPIGIGVSCSADRQAKGKITRDGVFIEKLETNPLQYIPEELRHRKDTNAVRIDLNQPMEAIRAELSKHPVTTRLLLNGSIVVARDIAHAKLKERLDAGGELPDYFKAHPVYYAGPAKTPAGMPSGSFGPTTAGRMDSYVDLFQSHGGSMVMIAKGNRGQQVTDACKKHGGFYLGSIGGPAAILAKENIKKVEVVEFPELGMEAIWKIEVQDFPAFILVDDKGNDFFQSVGPGCSVKH; encoded by the coding sequence ATGCCTACGCCTCCCTTTCATTACCAGGAACTCTTCGAACTCGGACAGGACGACACGGAATACCGCCTCCTCACGAAGGAGCACGTCAGCGTTCAGACCTTCAATGGAAAAGAAGTCCTCTGCGTGGAGCCGCAGGCCCTCACTCTCCTGGCCAATCAGGCCTTTCATGACATCAACTTCTTCCTCCGCCCCAAGCACCTGAAGCAGGTCACGGCCATCCTCGACGACCCCGAAGCCAGCGAGAACGACCGCATGGTGGCCCTGACCTTGTTGAAGAATGCCGACGTCGCCTCCGCCGGGCTCCTGCCCTTTTGCCAAGACACCGGCACCGCCATCATCATGGGCAAAAAAGGCCAGCAGGTCTGGACGGGGAGCAGCGATGAAGAAGCCCTCTCCAAAGGTGTCTATGAAGCCTACACGGAGAACAACCTGCGCTACTCTCAGAATGCCCCGCTGAACATGTATGATGAGAAGAACACGGGCACCAACCTGCCGGCCCAGTTCGATCTCTACGCCACCGAAGGCGACGCCTACAAGTTCCTCTTCATCTCCAAAGGCGGCGGCTCCGCCAACAAGTCCTTCCTGTATCAGGAAACTCGTGCCGTGCTGAACCCGAAAAGCATCGTCAAGTTCCTCACGGACAAGATGCTCACCCTCGGCACCGCCGCCTGCCCGCCCTATCACCTCGCCTTCGTCATCGGCGGCACCTCAGCCGAGGCGACCATGAAGCACGTCAAGCTCGCCTCCACCAAGTATTACGACAACCTGCCCACCACCGGTAACGAGCACGGCCGCGCCTTCCGCGATGTGGAGCTGGAGGCCCAAATGTTGGAGGCCGCCCGCACCTGCGGCATCGGCGCTCAGTTCGGTGGCAAATACTTCGCGCTTGATGTGCGTGTCATCCGTCTGCCCCGGCACGGAGCCTCCCTGCCCATCGGCATCGGTGTCTCCTGCTCGGCCGACCGCCAAGCCAAGGGCAAGATCACCCGCGATGGCGTCTTCATCGAGAAACTGGAGACCAATCCGCTCCAATACATCCCGGAAGAACTGCGCCACCGCAAGGATACCAACGCCGTGCGCATCGACCTGAATCAGCCGATGGAGGCCATCCGCGCTGAATTGAGCAAGCATCCCGTTACCACCCGCCTACTTTTGAATGGCTCCATCGTCGTCGCTCGCGACATCGCCCACGCCAAGCTGAAGGAGCGCCTCGATGCCGGTGGCGAGCTGCCCGACTACTTCAAGGCCCACCCCGTCTATTACGCCGGCCCGGCCAAGACTCCCGCCGGCATGCCCAGCGGCAGCTTCGGCCCCACCACCGCCGGGCGCATGGACAGCTACGTCGATCTCTTCCAGAGCCACGGCGGCAGCATGGTGATGATCGCCAAAGGCAACCGGGGGCAGCAAGTCACCGACGCCTGTAAAAAACACGGCGGCTTCTACCTTGGCAGCATCGGCGGCCCCGCCGCCATCCTGGCCAAAGAGAACATCAAGAAAGTCGAAGTCGTCGAGTTCCCCGAGCTCGGCATGGAAGCCATCTGGAAGATCGAAGTCCAGGACTTCCCCGCCTTCATCCTCGTGGATGACAAGGGCAATGACTTCTTCCAGAGCGTCGGCCCCGGCTGCTCCGTGAAGCATTGA
- a CDS encoding TA system VapC family ribonuclease toxin codes for MTWLLDGNVLLALQIDSHIHHDRVHRWFGQLKKDRFATCAITQGTLIRMHMRTAVDTSSVAAWTALEQIIQHPKHEWWGNDLSYLEVPHRHLQGSGQVTDAWLAELARRYGGKLATMDSGLSTLHQDVAKLIPL; via the coding sequence GTGACTTGGCTTTTGGACGGCAACGTCTTGTTGGCGTTGCAGATCGATTCTCACATTCACCATGACCGCGTTCATCGCTGGTTTGGCCAATTGAAGAAGGATCGGTTCGCCACCTGTGCGATTACCCAGGGCACGTTGATCCGGATGCACATGCGGACTGCTGTGGATACGAGCAGCGTTGCCGCGTGGACAGCGCTGGAGCAAATCATCCAGCACCCCAAGCATGAATGGTGGGGCAATGATCTCAGCTATCTGGAAGTGCCTCATCGCCATTTACAAGGAAGTGGTCAAGTCACGGATGCTTGGCTGGCGGAGTTAGCCCGTCGGTATGGTGGCAAGCTCGCGACGATGGACAGCGGTCTCTCCACACTGCATCAGGATGTCGCAAAGCTGATTCCTCTGTAA
- a CDS encoding sialate O-acetylesterase — MKRLLACIFVVSALPALADISLPALFTDGLVLQQGKPSVIWGTASADEKISVSFAGQTKATQADLDGKWRITLDPLPANATPAEMTLQGNNTMTLKDVLVGEVWLCSGQSNMQWTVSQAANAEQEMAAATFPQIRMFSVERSTAMEPATDVKGTWKASTPENVGQFSAVAYYFGRHLHQVLKVPVGLINTSWGGTRIEAWTSLESLKERPCAAQMLSDWNGIRESWNAKEENAKFEVAKAEWQSQVKTVTADNAKLPADQKKQLPPAPRPPDDPNRTPHHPAVLFNAMVAPLIPYTMQGAIWYQGESNQKRAFQYQELLPNMINDWRTRWNDEFSFYIVQLASFGNGLPITQDAGVPDTWAELQEAQYLTATTLAKTGLAVTNDIGEEKDIHPKNKQEVGRRLALWALAKDYARTSTVPSGPLFKNSVIEGNQVHLQFDYVGGGLKTRDGGPLKHFQIAGADQKWFWAEARIEGDEIIVASPNVTQPVGVRYAWAAFPEGANLINAEGLPASCFRTDEFIPSTMGVTSPFQEVLKAGAR, encoded by the coding sequence ATGAAGCGTCTCCTTGCCTGCATTTTTGTCGTTTCGGCTCTGCCAGCCCTGGCAGATATCAGCCTGCCTGCCCTCTTCACTGATGGTCTGGTTTTACAGCAAGGCAAACCAAGCGTCATCTGGGGCACCGCCTCTGCGGATGAAAAGATCAGCGTCAGTTTCGCCGGACAAACCAAAGCCACTCAGGCGGATCTGGATGGGAAATGGCGCATCACCCTGGACCCCCTTCCCGCCAATGCGACCCCGGCGGAGATGACCCTTCAGGGAAACAATACCATGACCCTCAAAGACGTGCTCGTCGGCGAAGTCTGGCTCTGCTCAGGTCAATCCAACATGCAGTGGACCGTCTCTCAAGCTGCCAACGCGGAGCAGGAAATGGCGGCAGCCACCTTCCCCCAGATCCGCATGTTTTCCGTGGAGCGCTCCACGGCCATGGAACCTGCCACCGATGTGAAAGGCACCTGGAAAGCCTCGACCCCTGAGAATGTGGGACAATTCTCGGCCGTGGCCTACTACTTCGGCCGGCATCTGCATCAGGTGCTGAAGGTGCCCGTCGGCCTCATCAACACCTCCTGGGGCGGCACCCGCATTGAAGCCTGGACCAGTCTCGAATCCCTGAAAGAGCGGCCCTGCGCGGCCCAAATGCTGAGTGATTGGAATGGCATCCGCGAAAGCTGGAATGCCAAGGAAGAAAACGCCAAATTCGAAGTGGCCAAGGCCGAGTGGCAATCCCAGGTGAAAACCGTCACCGCAGACAATGCCAAGCTGCCTGCCGATCAAAAGAAGCAACTTCCCCCGGCCCCGCGTCCCCCGGATGATCCCAACCGCACTCCCCACCATCCCGCCGTTCTTTTCAACGCCATGGTGGCCCCGCTCATTCCTTACACGATGCAGGGCGCCATCTGGTATCAGGGCGAGTCTAACCAAAAGCGCGCCTTCCAATACCAGGAGCTGCTGCCTAACATGATCAATGACTGGCGCACCCGCTGGAATGACGAGTTCAGCTTCTACATCGTCCAGCTCGCCAGCTTCGGCAATGGCCTTCCCATCACGCAGGACGCGGGCGTTCCCGACACCTGGGCGGAGCTGCAAGAAGCCCAATATCTCACCGCCACCACCCTGGCCAAAACCGGCCTGGCTGTGACCAACGACATCGGTGAAGAAAAGGACATTCACCCCAAGAACAAACAGGAAGTGGGGCGCCGACTCGCCCTGTGGGCCTTGGCCAAAGATTACGCTCGCACCAGCACTGTGCCCAGCGGACCTCTGTTTAAAAACAGCGTCATCGAGGGTAATCAGGTGCACCTCCAGTTTGACTACGTCGGCGGCGGTTTGAAAACCCGCGACGGTGGTCCCTTGAAACACTTCCAGATCGCCGGGGCCGATCAAAAGTGGTTCTGGGCAGAAGCCCGCATCGAAGGCGATGAAATCATCGTCGCTAGCCCCAATGTGACCCAGCCTGTGGGTGTGCGCTATGCCTGGGCAGCTTTCCCCGAGGGAGCCAACCTGATCAATGCCGAAGGCCTGCCTGCCAGCTGCTTCCGCACCGATGAGTTCATCCCCAGCACCATGGGTGTGACCTCCCCCTTTCAAGAGGTGTTGAAGGCAGGAGCGCGGTAG
- a CDS encoding galactitol-1-phosphate 5-dehydrogenase: MKALVLTAPCEFNYDIGFPDPTPGAGEVLVKIKACGICGSDIHGMDGRSGRRQMPIVMGHEAAGEIIEVGEGVTDWKVGERVTFDSTEYCGECEECQAGYVNLCPDRKVLGVSPGSYRRHGCFAEKIVLPERILYRIPEALPFEKAAFAEPVAIALHAVNLADGIEVGEAFAEDCGAGCEGCGCDHEGEEEHDHAHDHGAEDIRGGVAVVVGAGLIGLLVVQSLKARGWERVIAVDLDDKRLELAKTLGADDAFNAKQEGLAMHLRDICGGDGADASFEVVGAAAPIDLAIRCVRKGGQVVLIGNLQPSTPFPLQEVVTRQITLKGSCSCAGEYPEAIRRIEDGSIQVEPLLSAVAPLQDGADWFKRLYDNKEGLLKVVLTPEA, from the coding sequence ATGAAAGCCCTCGTTCTCACCGCCCCTTGCGAATTCAATTATGACATCGGTTTCCCTGACCCCACACCGGGAGCCGGAGAGGTGCTGGTCAAAATCAAAGCCTGCGGCATCTGCGGCAGTGACATTCATGGCATGGATGGCCGCAGTGGTCGCCGCCAGATGCCCATCGTGATGGGCCATGAGGCGGCCGGTGAAATCATCGAAGTGGGTGAAGGTGTCACCGACTGGAAAGTCGGCGAGCGCGTCACTTTCGACTCCACCGAATACTGCGGTGAGTGTGAGGAGTGTCAGGCCGGTTATGTGAACCTGTGCCCAGATCGCAAAGTTCTCGGCGTCTCTCCAGGCAGCTATCGCCGTCACGGCTGCTTTGCGGAAAAGATCGTGCTGCCAGAGCGCATCCTGTATCGCATCCCTGAAGCACTGCCCTTTGAAAAAGCCGCCTTTGCCGAGCCTGTGGCCATCGCCCTCCACGCCGTGAATCTGGCGGATGGCATCGAGGTGGGAGAAGCCTTTGCCGAAGATTGTGGTGCCGGCTGTGAAGGCTGTGGCTGCGATCACGAAGGTGAGGAAGAGCACGACCATGCTCATGATCACGGGGCCGAAGACATCCGGGGAGGCGTCGCTGTCGTTGTGGGTGCCGGTTTGATCGGCTTGCTGGTGGTCCAGTCTCTGAAAGCTCGTGGCTGGGAGCGTGTCATCGCGGTGGATCTGGACGATAAGCGTCTGGAACTGGCCAAAACCCTGGGGGCTGACGATGCCTTCAATGCCAAGCAGGAAGGCCTGGCCATGCACCTGCGGGACATCTGCGGTGGTGACGGAGCCGACGCCAGCTTCGAAGTCGTCGGTGCCGCCGCTCCGATTGATCTCGCCATCCGCTGCGTGCGTAAAGGCGGTCAGGTGGTCCTGATCGGCAACCTCCAGCCCTCCACCCCCTTCCCTCTTCAGGAAGTGGTGACGCGTCAGATCACCCTGAAAGGCTCCTGCTCCTGCGCCGGTGAATACCCGGAAGCCATCCGCCGCATCGAAGACGGCAGCATCCAGGTCGAGCCGCTGCTCAGCGCCGTCGCTCCGCTCCAAGACGGTGCCGATTGGTTCAAGCGTCTTTACGACAATAAGGAAGGCCTTCTGAAAGTGGTGCTCACTCCAGAAGCCTAG
- a CDS encoding VOC family protein, with translation MRPEKVKFMLLATNMTRAVRFYTQVFGFTEVFVSEFWSELAFGDAILALHGGHDGTINPTGLSLQFTDVFEVAALVEKAGGKIVDAPNQREGEPILLGRYRDPEGNEGFITQYVG, from the coding sequence ATGCGCCCTGAAAAAGTGAAATTCATGCTGCTGGCCACGAACATGACTCGTGCAGTCCGCTTCTATACTCAGGTCTTTGGTTTTACCGAAGTGTTCGTCAGTGAGTTCTGGTCTGAGCTGGCCTTTGGAGATGCCATTCTAGCTCTTCATGGAGGCCATGATGGCACGATCAATCCCACCGGTCTGAGCTTGCAGTTTACCGATGTCTTCGAGGTGGCCGCACTGGTTGAAAAAGCCGGAGGCAAGATTGTCGATGCCCCCAACCAGCGCGAAGGCGAACCGATCCTACTCGGACGCTACCGCGATCCTGAAGGCAATGAGGGATTCATCACCCAATACGTGGGCTGA
- a CDS encoding (deoxy)nucleoside triphosphate pyrophosphohydrolase produces the protein MSVSAAPIDVVCAIIRRGDQILLAQRPPGKSLAGMWEFPGGKIDPGETAEEALHRELMEELGCQVVILAVGPPVVHAYEWGRICLHPFLCELASASPKPTAHEHSELAWVFKKNILCPDLAPADVAVVAWVENLA, from the coding sequence ATGTCTGTCTCTGCTGCTCCTATCGATGTCGTGTGCGCCATCATCCGGCGGGGAGACCAGATTCTTTTAGCCCAAAGGCCGCCGGGTAAAAGTCTGGCGGGGATGTGGGAGTTTCCAGGGGGTAAGATTGATCCTGGCGAAACCGCCGAGGAAGCCTTGCATCGTGAACTGATGGAGGAGCTGGGATGTCAGGTTGTCATCTTAGCGGTAGGTCCACCCGTCGTTCATGCCTATGAATGGGGGCGCATCTGCCTGCATCCCTTCTTATGTGAGCTAGCATCGGCAAGCCCAAAACCCACTGCACATGAGCACAGCGAGCTCGCCTGGGTTTTTAAAAAAAATATTTTGTGCCCCGATCTTGCTCCAGCAGATGTGGCTGTTGTGGCTTGGGTCGAAAACTTGGCCTGA